One Leptolyngbya sp. SIO1E4 genomic region harbors:
- a CDS encoding fatty acid desaturase, which yields MTLTKPAVDYLKKLACYGAIATSAAIAIVLAPWPLKLLPQLILGAMFVHGLELQHEMVHQRHFGKRWGDAVGFLLGLPMFIEFTEYRLTHSHHHRAVGTPEDDEEAPSYASGQLQGVWSFVSDLLLLSHYWSILRNAIGGVIGNTDAIRHELGNSGKTVPPMTIQLIMRGYRVMALVLLGAIALSVIEHTDVFIQLWLVPLLFAGPIHALVELPEHWGCSTTSTDIMVNTRTIAPSRLADWFTNGNCWHVEHHYKPALPMADLPALHTTLHPQMKYFNVGYRAFYQEFFMALFRRW from the coding sequence GCAACCAGTGCTGCAATTGCGATTGTGCTCGCCCCTTGGCCGCTGAAACTTTTACCCCAGCTGATTTTAGGTGCCATGTTTGTTCATGGGCTTGAACTCCAGCATGAAATGGTGCATCAGCGACATTTTGGGAAGCGCTGGGGCGATGCGGTTGGTTTCCTGCTAGGCCTGCCGATGTTTATCGAGTTCACAGAGTATCGCCTTACCCACAGCCATCATCACCGCGCTGTGGGGACACCAGAGGATGATGAGGAAGCACCTTCCTATGCATCTGGACAACTGCAAGGGGTATGGAGCTTTGTTTCAGACCTGTTACTGCTCAGCCATTATTGGAGTATTCTGCGGAACGCCATCGGGGGAGTCATAGGAAACACCGACGCCATTCGCCATGAGTTGGGCAACTCGGGTAAAACGGTTCCCCCCATGACGATTCAACTGATTATGCGGGGGTATCGGGTCATGGCGCTGGTGCTGCTGGGGGCGATCGCCCTTTCTGTGATTGAACACACCGACGTTTTTATCCAACTCTGGCTGGTTCCCTTGCTATTCGCTGGGCCTATCCATGCCCTTGTGGAGCTCCCTGAGCACTGGGGATGCAGCACCACCTCAACCGACATCATGGTTAATACGCGCACCATTGCACCCAGCCGGTTGGCTGACTGGTTTACCAACGGCAACTGCTGGCATGTAGAACACCACTACAAGCCAGCCCTGCCGATGGCTGACCTGCCTGCCCTCCACACGACGCTCCACCCTCAGATGAAGTACTTCAATGTTGGCTACAGAGCGTTCTACCAGGAGTTCTTCATGGCTCTGTTTCGGCGTTGGTAA